One genomic region from Apodemus sylvaticus chromosome 1, mApoSyl1.1, whole genome shotgun sequence encodes:
- the Bcam gene encoding LOW QUALITY PROTEIN: basal cell adhesion molecule (The sequence of the model RefSeq protein was modified relative to this genomic sequence to represent the inferred CDS: deleted 2 bases in 2 codons), which produces MEPPDARAGLLWLTFLLSGYSGAQAELHVSVPPRVEVMRGEQIALDCTPREHPEHYVLEWFLVDASGARHRLASVEPQGSGFLGTVHSSRGRTPPYEVDSRGRLVIAKAQVGDERDYVCRVKAGAAGTSEATSSVYVFVTPEATEVSPNGGTLSVMDPLAQEIATCSSRNANPVPRITWYRNGQLLDVPMELNQKGYKTSRTVREASGLHSLTSTLYMRLHKDDRDANFHCAAHYDLPSGQHGRLDSHTFRLTLHYPTEHVEFWVGSPSTTEGWVREGDAVQLLCQGDGSPSPEYSFFRQQGTQEEQLNVNLKGNFTLEGVHRSQSGTYGCRVEDYDAGEEVQLVKKLKLHVAYLDPLELSAPEKLTIFLNSSGTEVNCSARGLPAPTLRWTKDSVTLADGPVLSLDSVTFDSAGTYTCEAATPTVPLLSRTQSFQLMVQGAPELKPNEIKPKSGDSWTEGDEVMLTCSARGFPEPKLTWSQRGDTPAEPPFEGRGWKSSSLMVKVTSALSREGVSCQASNSHGKKDHVFHFGSVAPQTAQAGVAVMAVAVSVGLLLLVVAAFYCMRRKGRPGCCRRAEKGTPPAREPELSHSGSERPEHTGLLMGGPSGGGRGGSGGFGDEC; this is translated from the exons GTTGATGCTTCTGGGGCTCGACACCGTCTGGCTTCTGTGGAACCACAGGGCTCAGGGTTCCTGGGCACAGTGCACAGCTCTCGGGGCCGCACACCCCCATATGAGGTAGACTCCCGTGGGCGCCTGGTAATAGCGAAGGCCCAGGTGGGCGATGAACGGGACTACGTGTGCAGAGTGAAGGCTGGGGCAGCGGGTACCTCAGAGGCCACCTCGAGTGTCTATGTGTTTG TAACACCAGAGGCTACGGAGGTGTCTCCCAACGGAGGGACGCTGTCGGTGATGGACCCGCTTGCCCAGGAG ATTGCTACCTGCAGCAGCCGCAACGCGAACCCGGTGCCTCGGATCACGTGGTACCGGAACGGGCAGCTTCTGGATGTACCCATGGAGCTGAACCAAA AGGGCTACAAGACCAGCCGCACTGTCCGGGAAGCCTCAGGCCTGCACTCCCTGACCAGCACCCTCTACATGAGACTGCACAAGGATGATCGGGATGCCAACTTCCACTGCGCTGCTCACTACGACTTGCCCTCAGGCCAACATGGCCGCCTGGACAGCCACACCTTCCGCCTCACCCTGCACT ATCCCACGGAGCATGTAGAATTCTGGGTGGGGAGCCCGTCCACCACGGAGGGCTGGGTGCGTGAGGGCGATGCTGTCCAGCTGCTCTGCCAGGGCGACGGCAGCCCCAGCCCCGAGTACTCATTTTTCCGCCAGCAG GGTACCCAGGAGGAACAACTGAATGTCAACCTCAAGGGGAACTTCACCCTGGAGGGGGTGCATCGGAGCCAGAGCGGGACCTATGGCTGCCGAGTGGAGGATTACGACGCCGGAGAGGAAGTGCAACTTGTCAAGAAGCTAAAGCTGCACGTGGCCT ACCTGGATCCGTTGGAGCTGAGCGCACCTGAGAAGCTCACCATATTC CTGAACAGCAGTGGCACGGAGGTGAACTGCTCCGCTAGAGGCCTACCTGCTCCTACCTTGCGCTGGACCAAG GATTCCGTGACCCTTGCAGATGGTCCCGTGCTCTCTCTCGACTCTGTCACCTTTGACTCAGCTGGCACCTACACATGTGAAGCGGCCACACCCACGGTC CCCCTCCTGAGTCGCACACAGAGTTTCCAGCTCATGGTCCAAG GAGCACCGGAGTTAAAGCCGAATGAGATAAAGCCCAAATCAGGGGATAGCTGGACAGAAGGCGATGAAGTCATGCTGACGTGCTCTGCCCGGGGCTTCCCAGAGCCCAAACTCACTTGGAGTCAGCGAGGCGATACT CCAGCAGAGCCGCCCTTTgagggcagaggctggaagagcagCTCGCTGATGGTGAAAGTGACCAGCGCCCTGAGCCGAGAGGGCGTGTCCTGCCAAGCGTCTAACAGCCACGGCAAGAAGGACCACGTCTTCCACTTTGGCTCTG TGGCCCCTCAGACTGCCCAGGCTGGAGTGGCTGTCATGGCCGTGGCGGTCAGCGTCGGCCTCTTGCTACTCGTGGTTGCTGCTTTCTACTGCATGAGACGCAAGGGGCGCCCCGGCTGCTGCCGGCGAGCAGAGAAAGGGACCCC GCCAGCCAGAGAGCCGGAGCTCAGCCACTCTGGGTCGGAGCGGCCGGAACACACGGGCCTTCTCATGGGTGGGCCCTCcggaggaggcagaggtggcagTGGGGGCTTTGGGGATGAG TGTTGA